A window of Thermosynechococcus sp. NK55a contains these coding sequences:
- a CDS encoding heavy metal translocating P-type ATPase, translated as MTTLAQSCSPQSEIPARPITTETVHYQVVHWIRGRFRIRIPRLGFDVEYGERLLYIVGSLPAVTTARINPPACSLVVEYSPKLFGEALATIQGQIFESIQVAAKPDLPAFSTEKATPAAAAHQINYWERLGLPALGLGLSVASLMGIPIPGYVIAGVVIAGAMPVFQRAWEAIQEEKQLTIDFLDGLAIFLHTLQGHYFAPSFMLGLIEGGEVIRDLTARGSERANLDLLDCLGKTAFVERDGLEVEVEVKDLVEGDRVVVYPGDQIPVDGIILRGTGLIDQCKLTGESVPVTRTEGMEVFASTLLVEGQLVILAERVGNNTRAGVIVNLMQSAPVHDTRIENYAATVANQMVVPTLAIGAGVGVLSGDLNRAIALLTLDLGTGIRVSVPTTILSALTYAAQHGVLIRSGRAIEKLAQIDTIVFDKTGTLTQGHAGVTDIKVMDPRFSADDILSMAASAEQGLTHPVAEAIVRHARETHQPLFDCEDWEYRVGLGVATKVRGVDLRVGSRRMMEQENICLIDLNARFPDLDSGRASIVYVAGDGRLIGVILYSDPIRNESPAVIRELKEAGIIPHMLTGDIGRVAHAVAKDLGIAPNNIYAEAFPEKKVEVVRALHDSGKVVAFCGDGINDSAALAYADVSISFAGATDIARETADVVLMEDDLRGLTLAIRIAKQAMEIVWQNTAIVAIPNIGALLSGIFFALDPILAVVINNGTAILAEFNGLRPLAGPGGSLPLPAVKDTKEFLAEWEATHPDHPVQHRPPAVTGSQAGSS; from the coding sequence ATGACCACCCTTGCCCAAAGTTGTTCCCCACAGTCTGAGATACCTGCCCGCCCTATCACCACAGAAACCGTTCACTATCAGGTTGTGCATTGGATTAGGGGTCGCTTTCGGATTCGTATTCCTCGGTTGGGCTTTGATGTTGAATATGGGGAAAGGCTGCTTTACATTGTTGGCAGTTTACCCGCGGTGACAACGGCGCGCATTAACCCCCCGGCTTGCTCCCTTGTGGTGGAATATAGTCCCAAGCTTTTTGGAGAAGCCCTAGCAACGATTCAGGGGCAAATTTTTGAATCGATTCAAGTGGCGGCCAAGCCAGACCTTCCCGCCTTTAGCACTGAGAAAGCCACCCCTGCGGCGGCAGCGCACCAAATTAACTATTGGGAACGCTTGGGCTTACCAGCTCTTGGCTTGGGTTTGAGTGTGGCCTCCCTAATGGGGATACCGATTCCCGGCTATGTGATTGCTGGTGTGGTGATTGCCGGGGCAATGCCAGTGTTTCAGCGAGCATGGGAAGCGATTCAAGAGGAGAAACAGTTAACGATTGACTTCCTCGATGGGTTGGCAATTTTTCTTCATACCCTGCAAGGCCACTATTTTGCTCCCTCCTTTATGCTGGGTTTGATTGAGGGGGGGGAAGTGATCCGCGACCTCACAGCACGGGGCTCGGAACGGGCAAACCTTGATTTGCTGGACTGTCTGGGCAAAACCGCCTTTGTGGAGAGGGACGGCCTTGAGGTGGAAGTGGAAGTCAAAGACCTCGTGGAGGGCGATCGCGTTGTTGTCTATCCGGGGGATCAAATTCCCGTTGATGGCATCATTTTGCGGGGCACAGGCCTGATTGATCAGTGCAAACTGACGGGCGAGTCAGTACCCGTAACGCGCACTGAGGGGATGGAGGTTTTTGCTTCGACGCTACTGGTGGAGGGTCAATTGGTGATCTTGGCGGAGCGGGTGGGCAACAATACCCGTGCGGGTGTGATTGTCAACTTGATGCAGTCGGCACCGGTGCATGACACTCGCATTGAAAACTATGCAGCCACTGTCGCCAACCAAATGGTGGTTCCCACGTTGGCTATTGGCGCAGGCGTGGGGGTGCTCTCGGGGGATTTGAATCGGGCGATCGCCCTGCTGACCCTTGATCTTGGTACGGGGATTCGCGTCTCTGTGCCCACCACGATTTTGTCGGCCCTTACCTATGCTGCCCAACATGGCGTGCTCATTCGCAGTGGCCGGGCAATTGAAAAACTGGCTCAAATCGACACAATTGTTTTTGATAAAACCGGCACCCTGACCCAAGGTCATGCTGGTGTGACGGATATTAAAGTCATGGATCCTCGCTTCAGCGCCGATGACATCCTTAGTATGGCCGCCAGTGCTGAGCAGGGACTCACCCACCCCGTAGCCGAGGCAATTGTCCGCCATGCCCGCGAAACCCATCAGCCCCTCTTTGACTGTGAAGACTGGGAATACCGCGTTGGCCTTGGTGTGGCCACAAAAGTGCGGGGTGTCGATCTGCGGGTGGGCAGCCGCCGCATGATGGAGCAGGAAAACATTTGCCTGATTGATCTGAATGCCCGCTTCCCTGACCTCGATTCTGGGCGGGCTTCGATTGTCTATGTGGCTGGGGATGGACGTTTGATTGGCGTGATTCTCTACAGCGACCCGATCCGCAATGAAAGTCCCGCAGTTATCCGTGAACTCAAGGAGGCAGGCATTATTCCCCATATGCTGACCGGTGACATTGGCCGCGTTGCCCATGCGGTGGCCAAAGACTTAGGGATTGCTCCCAATAATATCTACGCCGAAGCCTTCCCAGAAAAGAAAGTGGAGGTGGTGCGTGCCCTCCATGACAGCGGTAAAGTGGTGGCCTTCTGTGGCGATGGTATCAATGACTCCGCAGCTCTCGCCTATGCAGATGTGTCTATTTCCTTTGCTGGGGCAACCGATATTGCCCGTGAAACTGCAGATGTGGTCCTCATGGAGGATGATTTGCGGGGACTGACCCTTGCCATTCGCATTGCCAAGCAGGCAATGGAGATCGTCTGGCAAAATACGGCGATCGTTGCTATTCCCAATATTGGTGCGCTGCTGTCGGGGATATTCTTTGCCCTTGACCCAATTTTGGCAGTGGTCATTAACAATGGCACCGCCATCTTAGCGGAGTTCAATGGGTTGCGGCCCTTGGCAGGTCCCGGTGGCTCGTTGCCCTTACCTGCGGTCAAAGATACGAAGGAATTTCTCGCCGAATGGGAAGCTACCCACCCGGATCACCCGGTGCAGCATAGGCCGCCGGCAGTCACTGGCTCTCAGGCTGGGTCTTCGTAG
- a CDS encoding pseudouridine synthase, translated as MPTERLQKVLAHWGVASRRHAEALIRSGQVFVNGQRAQLGDKVDPKRDCIEYKGQRLNPPRPPQRLYLLLHKPKGVLCTCHDPQGRTTVLDLLPPMYQRAGGLHPVGRLDADSSGALLLTNDGAFTYYLSHPRHHIPKTYRVWVQGQPPEKALQRWREGIPLEGVMTLPAAVKLLRTEGDRSLLEIILQEGRNRQIRRVAEQLGYPVVALQRIAIGPVRLGNLRPRAVRPLSRHELAALQPTTQPTTKTQPESQ; from the coding sequence ATGCCCACTGAGCGATTACAAAAAGTCCTTGCCCATTGGGGAGTGGCCTCGCGACGCCATGCGGAAGCCCTCATCCGCAGCGGTCAGGTCTTTGTCAATGGTCAGCGGGCCCAATTGGGGGACAAAGTGGATCCAAAGCGTGATTGCATTGAATACAAAGGACAGCGCCTGAACCCGCCCCGTCCACCCCAACGGCTCTATCTGCTCCTCCATAAACCCAAGGGGGTGCTCTGTACCTGTCACGATCCCCAAGGTCGAACCACGGTTCTCGACCTATTGCCCCCAATGTATCAGCGCGCGGGGGGGCTGCATCCTGTGGGTCGCTTAGATGCTGACTCCAGTGGCGCCCTCCTGCTCACAAATGATGGGGCCTTCACCTACTATCTCAGTCATCCCCGCCATCACATCCCCAAAACCTACCGCGTTTGGGTACAGGGACAACCGCCCGAAAAGGCGTTGCAAAGATGGCGAGAGGGGATTCCCTTGGAGGGTGTGATGACCTTACCCGCAGCGGTTAAGCTGCTTCGCACCGAAGGCGATCGCTCCCTTTTGGAAATCATCCTCCAGGAAGGCCGCAACCGCCAGATTCGCCGTGTAGCCGAGCAACTTGGCTATCCTGTTGTGGCCTTGCAACGGATCGCGATTGGCCCAGTTCGCCTAGGTAATCTTCGACCCAGAGCGGTTCGTCCCCTTAGCCGCCATGAATTGGCCGCCCTCCAGCCAACTACCCAGCCAACTACGAAGACCCAGCCTGAGAGCCAGTGA
- the eno gene encoding phosphopyruvate hydratase, with the protein MMDTAIATIRAREILDSRGRPTVEAEVELDCGVVGLAQVPSGASTGSFEAHELRDGDPKRYGGKGVLTAVENIETRILSALVDLNALDQTVIDQCLLELDGSENKSNLGANAILAVSLATAKAAAEYLGQPLYRYLGGPLANVLPVPMMNVINGGAHAANNIDFQEFMIMPIGAPSFREGLRWGAEVFAALSKVLADKGLLTGVGDEGGFAPNLDSNQAALDILLQAIETAGYSPGTDVALALDVAASEFYEDGKYVFDHASRSASELIRYYDQLVSTYPIISIEDGLHEEDWDNWALLTETLGSRIQLVGDDLFVTNPKRLQRGIDNGVANAILIKLNQIGSLTETLQTIDLATRKGYRSVISHRSGETEDTTIADLAVATRAGQIKTGSLCRSERVAKYNRLLRIEAELGDQAVYAPRVGLGPC; encoded by the coding sequence ATGATGGATACGGCGATCGCAACAATTCGTGCCCGCGAAATTCTCGACTCGCGGGGTCGCCCCACGGTAGAAGCAGAAGTTGAACTGGATTGTGGCGTTGTCGGACTGGCTCAGGTTCCTAGTGGTGCCTCAACAGGGAGTTTTGAGGCCCATGAACTGCGGGACGGCGATCCCAAGCGCTATGGTGGCAAAGGCGTCCTCACCGCCGTTGAAAACATTGAAACCAGGATTCTCAGTGCCCTTGTGGATCTCAACGCCCTTGATCAAACGGTGATTGACCAGTGCCTCTTGGAACTAGATGGCAGTGAGAATAAATCCAACCTCGGTGCCAATGCCATTCTGGCGGTGTCCCTTGCCACGGCTAAAGCAGCCGCAGAATATCTCGGTCAACCCCTCTACCGCTACTTGGGGGGGCCTCTGGCCAATGTCCTACCCGTGCCTATGATGAATGTCATCAACGGCGGGGCCCATGCGGCCAACAACATTGACTTTCAGGAATTCATGATCATGCCCATTGGTGCCCCTAGTTTTCGGGAGGGTCTGCGCTGGGGGGCAGAGGTTTTTGCTGCTCTGAGCAAGGTGCTGGCTGATAAGGGGTTACTGACCGGTGTCGGGGATGAAGGAGGCTTTGCGCCTAACCTAGACTCCAACCAAGCGGCTTTGGATATTTTGCTTCAGGCAATTGAAACAGCCGGTTACAGCCCCGGCACTGACGTTGCCCTGGCCCTCGATGTCGCCGCCAGTGAGTTTTATGAAGACGGCAAATATGTGTTTGATCATGCCAGCCGTAGCGCCTCTGAGTTAATCCGCTACTACGACCAACTGGTGAGTACCTATCCCATCATTTCCATTGAGGATGGCCTGCACGAGGAGGACTGGGACAACTGGGCACTCTTGACGGAAACCCTGGGGAGCCGCATTCAACTGGTCGGGGATGATCTGTTTGTCACCAATCCCAAGCGTTTGCAACGGGGGATTGACAATGGTGTGGCCAATGCCATCTTGATTAAGCTCAATCAGATTGGTTCATTAACCGAAACCCTGCAAACCATCGATCTGGCAACCCGCAAGGGTTACCGCTCGGTGATTAGCCACCGCTCTGGGGAAACAGAGGATACCACGATTGCGGATTTGGCTGTCGCGACCCGTGCGGGTCAAATTAAAACGGGTTCCTTGTGTCGCAGTGAACGAGTGGCCAAGTACAATCGCCTGCTGCGCATTGAAGCAGAACTGGGGGATCAGGCGGTCTATGCGCCCAGGGTGGGCTTGGGGCCGTGCTAG
- the rsmA gene encoding 16S rRNA (adenine(1518)-N(6)/adenine(1519)-N(6))-dimethyltransferase RsmA — protein sequence MRARKRFGQHWLRSESILAQIIAAAELHPGDRVLEIGPGRGALTRPLLGSGAEVVAVELDRDLCGQLQRQFDSERFQLIEGDILRLDLSPLGCNKVVANIPYNITGPLLGHLLGSIARPRRPAFERLILLVQKEIGDRLMASPGSKAYGALSVRVQFLATCEKVCAVPPRVFQPPPKVDSVVVCLRPHRTLPRVRSPQWLETLLKQGFATRRKMLANALKSLVAPAQVRQALLQLGRDANSRAEALSLEDWLALSDILEPSHRPNR from the coding sequence ATTCGTGCCCGCAAACGGTTTGGCCAGCATTGGCTGCGCAGTGAATCGATTTTAGCTCAGATAATTGCAGCCGCTGAACTGCATCCGGGCGATCGCGTCCTAGAAATTGGTCCTGGTCGGGGTGCCCTGACTCGACCGCTGCTAGGGAGCGGTGCTGAGGTGGTTGCCGTTGAACTGGATCGGGATCTCTGTGGCCAATTGCAGCGGCAGTTTGACAGTGAGCGGTTCCAGTTGATTGAGGGGGATATTCTGCGGCTGGACTTAAGCCCCCTGGGGTGCAACAAAGTGGTGGCCAATATCCCCTACAACATCACGGGGCCATTGCTGGGGCATTTGCTTGGCAGTATTGCCCGACCGCGTCGCCCAGCCTTTGAGCGGTTGATTCTACTTGTGCAAAAAGAAATTGGCGATCGCCTGATGGCCTCACCCGGCAGCAAGGCCTACGGTGCCCTCTCTGTACGGGTGCAATTTCTGGCCACCTGTGAGAAGGTGTGTGCAGTGCCCCCCCGTGTCTTTCAGCCACCGCCTAAGGTGGATTCGGTGGTGGTTTGTCTGCGGCCCCACAGGACACTGCCAAGGGTGCGATCGCCCCAATGGTTAGAAACGCTACTGAAACAGGGGTTTGCCACTCGCCGCAAGATGCTGGCCAATGCCCTCAAGTCCCTTGTGGCGCCGGCGCAGGTACGCCAAGCCCTCCTGCAGTTGGGACGAGATGCCAATAGCCGTGCCGAAGCCCTGAGCCTAGAGGATTGGCTCGCCCTGAGTGACATCCTAGAACCGTCCCATCGGCCCAATCGGTGA
- the bioB gene encoding biotin synthase BioB — MSTVLTTDWQHLANLALADECLSRDQARAVLQAPDTELLNQLAAAYRVRYHYWGNRVRLHYLLNAQSGLCPEDCHYCSQSKISTAEIEKYPLLSQEKILAAADRAAQLKAGTFCLVISGRSPSEKVFEQVLGAIRAVKERYPLKICACLGLLTAEQTARLAAAGVDRVNHNLNTSENFHSEICTTHTFRDRDQTLANIQAAGITTCSGGILGMGESDDDVIDLALSLRQRQVTSVPVNFLIPIPGTPLGEQHNLNPRQCLRILVLFRLLLPRQEIRIAGGREVHLRSLQPLGLYAANSIFIGDYLTTPGQAPHQDWQMIADAGFVLEDPNGRAIAP, encoded by the coding sequence ATGAGTACTGTATTGACCACTGACTGGCAGCACCTTGCCAATTTAGCCCTTGCCGACGAGTGCCTCAGCCGCGATCAAGCGCGAGCGGTGCTCCAGGCCCCCGATACGGAACTCCTGAATCAACTGGCGGCAGCCTATCGTGTCCGCTACCACTACTGGGGCAATCGGGTACGGCTCCACTATCTCCTGAATGCCCAAAGTGGTCTGTGTCCGGAAGACTGTCACTACTGCTCCCAGTCCAAAATCTCGACGGCTGAGATTGAAAAGTATCCCCTGCTCTCGCAGGAAAAAATTCTTGCCGCCGCCGATCGCGCTGCCCAACTCAAGGCCGGTACATTTTGCCTGGTTATTTCCGGGCGATCGCCCAGTGAGAAGGTGTTTGAGCAAGTGCTCGGCGCTATTCGAGCAGTTAAGGAACGCTATCCCCTAAAAATCTGTGCCTGCTTGGGCTTACTCACCGCTGAGCAAACGGCACGGCTGGCGGCAGCCGGTGTCGATCGCGTCAACCACAACCTGAATACCTCGGAAAACTTCCACAGTGAAATTTGTACCACCCACACCTTTAGGGATCGCGACCAGACCTTAGCAAATATCCAAGCCGCTGGGATTACAACCTGCTCTGGGGGCATCTTAGGCATGGGGGAATCCGATGACGATGTGATTGATCTTGCCCTCTCCCTGCGGCAGCGTCAGGTGACTAGTGTACCCGTGAACTTTTTGATTCCAATTCCGGGGACGCCCCTGGGCGAACAGCACAACCTCAATCCCCGCCAGTGTTTACGCATTCTCGTGCTGTTTCGTTTGCTCTTGCCGCGCCAAGAGATCCGCATTGCCGGTGGCCGCGAAGTGCATCTGCGATCGCTCCAACCCCTTGGCCTCTACGCCGCCAACTCCATTTTTATTGGCGACTATCTGACCACTCCCGGGCAAGCTCCCCACCAAGATTGGCAAATGATTGCCGATGCCGGCTTTGTTCTTGAAGACCCCAACGGGCGGGCGATCGCCCCTTAA